The genomic DNA TCAATTACATGGGGACAAAAGTCGATCAGAATAAAGCCagtgaacatttttttttccaacTAATCTTGAGGTTCagaatcaataataataataataataataataaaaactgtcATTATATTCTACTGTTCGTTTGTGAATTTTAGGCCAAAAGTAAAATTTGTTACAAGAAATTTTCATGTTATCAATATTTTTGCTTAAactgaattttgattttttttattttgctaaatatttgattttgaggTTCTTATTTacaaaacaatgaaaaaaaatgttaaatttatatttgaccATTTATTTGAGAAGTTTGATCATAACGAGAAACTTTgtatttgagaaaatttgtttgatcttattatttactaatagtaTCTAAATAAGTTTACTTAGCATAAATGATATTCTTGTTAAgaatgattaatattattagaatatttaattatcatattagTGTTCAAGCAAgtgtttcaaaattaatattgcTACTATTTGGTCGTTATATCGAGTTCTTATGtacaaataaaattgacattattgaactaagtttaaaaataaatatttttgttgtatttattttttttatttagtttttagaTTATTCAGGTTATTTTCCTtagaagatttttttattaaaaaattgattcagATTTCAATAAAGTTAATAGGATAAATAGCCTAAATTATgagaaaatgataatttttgtcATAGTGTTTTATCATCAAATATCACTTTAAATAATATcacatcaaatcctaaacctaaatgtatgaaaaaaaattatataatagaatAGGGACATAAGAGgataattgatttatttgagGAAATTCGTTCTTCGTTCAATGTAGGATGGTAAGAGTCGCGAACACCTAGCTTCTTTTGGCGTGTTAGAGACGTATTCAATCGATCATTGCGAGTTGTCAAACCCAATCGATCATTGCGAGTTGTCAAACCCAATCAATCGTCACATCAAAAATAAAACCCGAAATAAATAGTCTCTTGCTAGAGCCGTATCTTTTCGTTTTTCACTTCTCGAAATTCATAGGGCTggttcggattggggttttttaaaaaatttagagggggaaaataataatgattggtgatgattttgagaaagtgatgattatttttggtaaaatgatttaaagggtattgatatatataaataaaataaaaaataataatttaaaatagaggatattttagtattttggttaatgaaatgagtgatatgattgttgagaaatgattgattggaaaattgattttgtttggatttttcaaataacccaaagagaacaaggacatagtctctttttattttgattgattctTCACGGCAACAACAACTTTTGCTCCTCGCCGCCTGAATTAGGGTATTCAAAGATAGAGAGAATTTTGCTTCAGTTTTGATTGAATTGTTCctttgtatataattttataagtttttcagataatttttattttttaatttaatttaaataggcATGGCAAAGTGGACTCACAGTTTGGGTACTAGAAGGAAACGAACCGattgatttatttgattttcgGTTTCGAGGTAAAATTGGGCGGAACCGGTCGGTTCAGGTACCCAATGAATAAACCGAGTTTAGAACCGAACCAGTCGATCAAGTACGCATCAGGGATCAGGGATGAACTCCTTTGTCATCGACAAACTGATCGTGACTCCGATCGATCAAGTGCGCATCATGGATGAACTCATTTGCCATCGGATTCCTTTGATTGTAAACATGTCTGCGATTTGTAACATTTTCAGCTCCGATTTCGAATCGGATTCCTTAGATTCGTCATTTTTCTTATCAACGACAGAAGATCGATGTGCACATTAGAACTTAGAAACTTCAATTTTCGACTCACGGGCAACCTCTACTTCCTCTACTTCGGCAGTTAacgaaggaaaaaaaaaaaactcaaaactaAATGTTcccttctctttttttttttctctttctttcaatagttgttgatttttatttttgatgagGTTTCTGGGGCATTAACCCTTGTACAACAGAGATCTCCTATAAAAAAGGTAGAAATTTAAAAGACTcattattgataattatttttctgcAGACTCTGTATGAGCTTGCTAAATAGACCATTTGCATGAATTTGACCAATGCCCCAGAAATGTACTATTTGATTACTTCAGACAAGGAGTGTGCCTCAGCCTGTTTTGGTATAAGTTTTTGTCAACTAGATCAAAATACATAAAATCTACATTTGGCGATAACCTCTAACTGATGTAAGATTTTTTTGGATCCAAATCTAGACATTTGCCTCAATCACACTTCTCATacaaaatggaaaataaaaatcactttcaattttttttggggTATTTTTTTCCATTTGATAGTGATTTCAAAATCTCAGTGTCCAATTATGCTAGCAGAAAAGTGCTCTTACATTTGTTTAATTTGGAAATACTTGAGGGTAAAGAATAGGTGATAATTTCTGTACGAGTTCTTGTGGTCATATTAGATTGTGCCAAATTAATGATGTATAGGCacagttaaaaaaaaacaaaaagtgaGTTGGTCTAGCATACAAAAGTGAATACACTTTGGTTTGATGGCTTACACTTACACAACATTACCTCTATAGTAAGAAAGGTCGTTTCCAATATAATATGGCTTAAAACTGTAACTAACAAACTTATTGGTCTGTTGAGGcatttttgtgttgaatttgattatcTGCCCAAGTGTTCTgttaaaactaaaatcaaatGGGCTTATGTTTGATCAGGGCATGATGGTAGAATTTTCATAGAATCTGGCTGATTTTGCTGTTGCTACTGGAAAGAAACACGTGGTAGTGCTCTCTAGTTTAGATTTTGTGTGGTGGCAAAAAGTTGACATGTCAaggtaataattagataaacaataATTAGCCTAGTTATGTGTATTGCATACCAAATTTTTGTAAAAGTAAAACCTGCTTATCTAATGTTATTATGTAAGACAAAGTGTGTTTGGGAGGATTATTAAGGTAAAAATAGAATTCAGGTGTGATTTTTTGGGAAGATTAGTGGGTTGCAGATATATTACCTTTCAAGTGCAAGTGAGGATGGAAGAGATGATGAATGTGAAAGACGTGGGTGGAAAAGGCTTATTGAATATAGCCCAGATGAGAAAGGGTGGAAATACTTGAGGAGCCTAGCAGCGGAGAAGGGTGTCGTGGATTCACTTGATGAGGATGAGATGGAAGACTATTACTACCCAAGTTTGCCTTTTGCTGCCTTATTTTCTTGCTTAAAGGTATGTAATGTAATGTATTTAGTATtacaaaaaagaagaaagaaatgaaagagGCATTTTTGAATTGGAAATGTTTGGTTTAGGCAAAAGGCGTGAAGGTGAGTTGCTTAATGTGTTATTGCTAGGAAGGGGACAATATACAGGAGGCTTTTCAACTAGCTGAGGCAGCTTGTAGCCTTATGGGTGTCAATCCAGATTTTTCTGGTATGTATAAATGGTTTTGTTGTTTGGTCTTCTGATGAATGAGTCAGTTTTGAAATGAATTTGAATGTTGAGTTTtgattgaatgaattgattgtgttgagttttgattgaatgaattgattGTTGTGTATAGGATCATCTGATGATGCAGTTGAAGGTGAAAAATGGGTGATTCCGCATTCATGGAAGACTGTGTATGGACCACCCCTGATATGTCTACCGCCAAATCTTAAACCCTTTGCTGTATTcagcctatttttttttttatgtaataagTTTTTTCCCACATTACTAGAGAAGAAATGGTACTTATATAATggattataattaaacataggGCATGGGCCTGTATCCTGGGTTTGTGAATTGGATGTGTGTATTGGGTGGGTTTTATAGTTGAGGAATAACGGGTTCCACTTAAAAGAAGTGTGGGTGGTAATTTGGGTTTTGactaaaaattcatttttaactttataattttgatatatttattataaaaatcaaaatttattaattaagttataaatttttttttttcatttaacttaCAACACCTCGAAcatgttataaatttataatatataattatagactTCCCACTTTACAtctaactttataattttttttttcatttaacttaCAACACctctttataaatttataatatataattatatagactTCCACTTTACACCTaacttatcatttaaatttaggtatcattctaataaaataaataaatcaacaaattaaaaataacttgaaatgatattatatttttttcattctaataaaataaataaatcaacgtattaaaaataactatatttttttttatttgcttgTATCGTTTTGCagattaaagaagaagaaaaaatgtcTCAAATCAAACGGGGTCAAGGCAGCAAGCCACCAAGACAGCGCTTTCCCTTCCTTCTTCTCCAAGTCCAACACGCACCAGACGCTCCTTTCCATTTTCAGCTTCGTCTGTTCTTTTCTCTCACCTGGAGGAGGATCGCGAGGCGGCCGAAGAAGAAATATAAGATAAAGGGGGAGAACGGTGTGGTTCTGAGGGGGGAGAATCTTGAGCGATTTTGGCAAAGGAAAGCTCGAATAACCTCTTTTTCTGATGCATTAGAGGTAGATCCCCCTTTATTAGCTCTAGGGATCAGCAATATTGTCTGCTTTGTGAACCTGTAAGTTCATATGCTTTTGATTCCGATTAACATATGGGTTTGTGTATTGGATTTCCAAAAACTGATTGAATAGAAAAGTGTCTTACTTTTTCTagaattttgtttcttttattcTGATCTTAGAGTAGAACACGAACATTTCTGTATTGttgaattagattaaaaaaaaacgaatttaaaTTTGCTTCAGAATCTGGCTGTGCAGGTCCTGTGTTTGAACTGGTTTCATTTCTGCCTGTTGTTATTAAATGCATCAAACAGatgatttaagaattttaaaaatatgaagaagAACTGTATGCTTCTGTCTTAAGATCACCATTTCGTTTCGATTGAAGCTATgtattttgtttctttcattttcattttcaattaggTGATGCAAGGAAGCCAGATGAGATGAATGTGTTTGGAGTGACTAAGAACACCCTCTCTACATGTTGATAGTTGGACTAACAATTAGGTGTAGTGTTCAATTACTTTAGTATCTGTGCATAAGAGCAGTAATCAAAAGGTGTTAAGCCATATTTTTGGAACAGCAGAAAAGTTTCATTCTTTTGGTTTCCACTTTCCCTCTAATCTGTCATGTAATGCAAGCTTTTCACGGCACATTttgagcctatttgaaaactagTTTTTTCACAATCACAATCTTGTCAAACGTTGCCAAAGTTCAAactgaatttttattgtttagacTAAATCCTAAACCCTGCTTCTTGACTATccataattagtttattttagtggAAATCATAGGATGTTATGGAATCAATGAAAGTGACTTGAATCTGATTCAATAATTAGTTTAGCAGGCCTAACCTCTGAAGCTGTTGGAAGTTTCTTGCATTAATCTTAATATTGCTTCCTTAGTTATTTATCTTTAAAGGGTTTGAATAATTTAGAGGAAACCTTATCATTGTAGTGCATTGTTTCTTGATTATTTGAGCTGCATATCTGAATTGGATCTACCAGTTTATTTTGGAGCAGCAGTTGTTGATATTTTCATGAGAGTTTTATTGTATGTTCAGTTAAAATATATGTTCattcatttaatttgttcttGATTTGTATGAACTACCTATGGATTTTCAAAAATGTGAAATCTGTGTACACTTATACTGAATTATAGAGTTGATTATAAGCTATTACTGGTCATGTTGCTTCAGACCCATGCATAATGAAGTTCTAAcgtatctttttctttttctatgtACATTAAGCTTCAGAGTGATGCCCTGAGAGAAGCTATTACTCAGTTATCAACTGATGCTAATGAGAAGAAGCGCAACTTCACTGAAAGTGATGAACTGCAGATTGGGTTGAAGAATATGATCCCCAGAAAGACAAGCGTTTCAGTGGTTCAGTAAAGTTGCCTCATATTCCTCCCAAGATGAAGGTCTGCATGCTTGGTGATGCTCAGCATATTGTAGAGGTAATTGTGTTGTTGATGTTTCTGAAATTAATGGATGCGGAGAATAGGgaactttataaaattatgtatctatttttataaaactatttgATGATTCCATGGacctttatatttttcaatgtgCAAGTGATAGAGTGACTGCTCTTATCAAATTTAGCTTTTTGGTAGCATGAtcaacaaaattttcaaaatgatcATCACATGCAAAGAACATGACTTATTAAACACATATGCTAAGCAATTCTCTGGTGATGCAATATCTACAGTTAATTTCATTGTTTCATTTCTCCAATCTAGTCTTTGCTATTATTGGAGTTATTGATTACTTTGGTATCTTCAGTTCACATCTGGCTCGACCAACTGTCATTTTGTTCTATCTATCTGCagcataaattttattaatccaATTAGTCATTCTATTCCCATGGACTGTTTCATGCATCTTTTATTTACACAATGAGATTTTCATGAGTTCTCTTGCAATATCTACAGTTATTTTCATTGTTTCATTTCTACAATCTAGTCTTTGCTATTATTGGAGTTATTGATTACTTTGGTATCTTCAGTTCACATCTGGCTCGACTAACTGTCATTTTGTTCTATCTATCTGCAGCATAAATCTTATTAATCCAATTAGTCATTTTATTCCCATGGACTGCTTCATGCATCTTTTATTTACACAATGAGATTTTCATGAGTTCTCTTGCAATATCTACAGTTATTTTCATTGTTTCATTTCTACAATCTAGTCTTTGCTATTATTGGAGTTATTGATTACTTTGGTATCTTCAGTTCACATCTGGCTCGACCAATTGTCATTTTGTTCTATCTATTTGCAGCATAAATCTTATTAATCCAATTAGTCATTCTATTCCCATGGACTGCTTCATGcatcttttatttttggaacaGCAGAAAAGTTTCATTCTTTTGGTTTTCACTTTTCCTCTAATCTGTCATGTAATGCAAGTTTCACGACACATTttgagcctatttgaaaactagTTTGTTCACGTTCACCTAAGGTTCGGCTTGCTTTTGTTTAAGCTGCTCTTGTATTATCTTAATTGTTTCGTTCTCAGTttcaaaccaaaaaaagaaagaaagaaatataacaACTAGCTGAAATATTGATCAAACTCAATCCCCTGTTTTCTAATTATCTTCCCACCAACAACTGGGCACCTTTGAGGATCCCTAATCACATAAATCTTATCTTTAGCCATTTTGTACATGTCCTTATTCCTATGCCATTTTCACAGCGCATGCATATCGTTCTTCACCTCTAGAATTCCATGGCCAAAGCTGGTTTCCTTATATGCACTAAAATCTGGCTGCATATCCCAACAGAATTTTCCAGCTGTAGGGCCTACCGTGAAATTGTACGCACAAAACCCACCTATAATCTTTTCAACCGAGCGAGAAGTATAGGGATAGTTATTCGGATCATCTGCGTGTGGTATTGCCACCGTCTCCAATTGTTATATGCACAGGTTCAAAAGGATCCAACTTATAGTTAGAGACTCTGTTCGATCTCTCGTAAGCATGTACATGTCCATGAACCACCAAATCGACATGATTTTTATACAACAAGTCTTCAAAGGCTAGTTTCATGCTCTCCGCTTCTCTGTAATATTCCTTGTAGCCATTGTACTAAGGAGGGTGTCACTGCCAACTAGCCACTAACCATGGCGTTCTTTTCCTGTCTACTTTCTCAAGGTCTCTCTTCACCCATTTGTATCATATCATCCTTTAAGCACATCAAGTTCATATAAACATAAAACACTGAAATCAAGTCAAACATGTCACAAAGAGATGATCATCTCATCAAATCACTCAACACATGCCTATTTCAATCATGTTAGCCCAAGAATATAtgaacatcatttcaaagcATGCCAACAGATTCAACACATCAAAGCAACTCAAGGCATGCTTTCATCATATCAAGTCTAACTGTCAACCAAGGCATGAAAACATTTCATCATTTAAGCTTAAGCATCATTTAAAGCAAATCACCAATTCAAGACATATTTGCCAATTCAAATCATCATTTgaaatatacattatcttcactGCTATTCTGGAAATCATTTTGAAGCTCAAATCtaaattcatttcaaaatcGATGCTATGGATTTGAGTATTGCAAGAATTGATTGTTCGATAACACCAACTACGATTGGATAAAGGCATCGATTGACCAGTTTGATTTTTGATTCGTCGAGAGGTTAGATTAGAAATTATTACTAGTTATATAGTCTAATCTAGAAATTATAGTGTTACTACAACTTTTTTGCATGATATTTTTGAATTACTAATTTGATTGTTTATTTTGGATTACTTCTTACATAGtgggtttatttttgtttagggtttGTGTTTTGCATttgtttgaatataattaaagaaaataactcCTTAAGCTCTTAAGCCTATAAAAGtatatcttaaatatttaattttgtcaaatatatatttaggatattttgtgtttattgaaaatttaaacccGGGATAAATTATTACtctaatacaaatttaatgacAAATAGGAAGCGTAACATGAGAGTGGTGATCTAATCTTGTTTTTATttggacttattttattataaaatagtcctacgtataaattaaaaataattattaaataaaaatcatatacaaaaattaaacaaaatatatatatatatatatataaaaaactctcccaacataacaatataatagaaaattaaCCTCCTATGGTATGTGaaagtgatgataaaaatgataaaatggaATCAACTATAATGGTTAAATATTTGCGATGTGAAAGTGTGATCACGATATGAGAACTCGTTTGGATTGTCAAAGTGTGGTAAAAAGAAGTCGTGGTATATGAGATGCAATATTGTGGTGCAAAATacttgaagtgagattacaaaaTTAGTAGTATGAGATATCCACattaggaaaaaaataataatagtgattaaatatgtgaatgaaaagaaggtcacgagatgagagttGATTTGCCGAAGTGAGGGTAAGATGTCGTGATAATGATATAATACGtttaatgattaatattattaaaaactatataacttacatcaaaattatagattatttgATCTTCATTTTAGCtctattatctatattaattatatttaatgtgCATGAATATgaactattataaaatatttagtcaTATTTGTAGGACgaaatatttattgaattaattcgaaattcaaattattcataTCTGAAATACTAATTTAGATTAACTATTTCAGCTTGAATTGAGTTGACTTGAATAAAGATTCTCCAAATTACTCCAACAAACTATAATCtctaataattatattgtttaccagactatttcattaaaatatttttttctttttttttatcaattagtCCACAACCATTTTCTTTcgtaacaatttttttttccatttttttcaaacttgGTCAATTAAAGAGTTtgtattaaaacataaatagaaGTCgtgttttaaacaaaaataaatttagaattatcaAATATGCTTATTGAATGTATCATCTTATACTTATTATTACagatcaaataaattaattataacaaaaatatattattatctttttataataaagtgatttatattatttaaagaaaaaatacaatggtaaacatattaattaggcattagtaaaataaaattaaacaatgccataaaaaataattaaattgtattatcGTACTGCCATAAAAATTAGAACCCATTAAAAAAAGgccataaaataatttttttatactaattaactttttctaataaaaataaaatgtaaaattataatatatattaaaaatattagtgtaattgataaaaaaaatatttaattaattcataatatatatatatattaattaataattaaagttgaGTTAGAATGTGCTGATACTTCATTTataagtattaattaatataacaatttatatagggaattagataaatataattttgccttattattattattattataaatttacacACTTAAATATCTTTATCCTTGggttattaataaaatatgacatgaaaaataaatttagtttagttATAATCATGTTTAGAAATACTATGATGGagtgaaaggaaaaaaaaaatagtgaaaatgaaaaaaagattaCTCTCAATTGCAATTGACACATTTGATATATTACCTGATTTgaatttggaattttaaaaattttggagattgaaaaatagtaaaattttaagttaagtGACTATCTTCTTTAATGttcaaactaaattattaattaaaaaaatatttatttatataattttgttgttgaatccatgtccccaattaatgaaaataaaaaatatttttttggttaggtatcgaaatgaaaataatatgtataattagcAAAGTATTTAATCAATTACTCTTCATAATATATTCTCTTATATGTTTAGGAACATATGACAACCAAATTATATTAGacctaaaatgataaaatttattgtttgatATAATAGAATAGAAAACTATTGGCTTATAGGATATTAGTGACGTATTTTACTTGAAAATAACCTCAATCAATATATTCATATACGattgaatcaaatatattttgcaaatattattaatcatataaacaagTAAAGTTGTCAAAGTCGCTAATAAAATCTTGAAGATCTAGTCATGTATTAATGACGAGTTAACTCGATAAATTTATCAAACTTagtaaaattaagataaaaaaaatataatgttataaataataggAGTGTATTTAAtctgtttgaatttttttttttttaatattcctaCATAATTTTGGGAATTATAAAATCCACTAAATTGGTGGACTAAAATTCATTTCCAACtttatagtattttattttttattttgatatatttgttataaaaattaaaatttattaattaagttatatttttttttttcatttaactaaCAACACCTCATCTAACCtatgttataaatttataatatataattaatatataattgtagACATTCCATTTTACACcgaataatttaaattttataataaaataattaaatcaacaatataaaaataatttgaaatgataataaaatataatattttgatttgcTTGTTTCGTTTAAAGAAAAAATGTCTCAAACCAAACGGGGCCTAAGTCAGCAAGGCACTAGACCCCAAAGCAAAAAACCAAACAACGCTTTCCCCTTCCTTCTTCTCTAAGTTCAACACGCACCAGAACACTCCTTTCTCTCACCTGGAGGAGGATTAAACAAAGACAATAGAGGGAGGATCGCGAGGCGGCCGAAGAAGAAATATAAGATAAAGGGGAGACGGTGTGGTTCTGAGGGGGAGAGAATCTTGAGCGATTTTGGCAAAGGAAAGCTCGAATAACCTCTTTTTTTGATGCATTAGAGGTAGATCCCCTTTGTTATCTATAGGGAtcagcaagattgtctccttTGTGAACCTGTAAGTTCATATGCTTTTGATTCCGCTTAAGATATGGGTTTGTGTATTGGATTTCCAAAAACTGATTGAATAGAAATTGTCTTCCCTTTTCTagaattttgtttctttttttctgATCTTAGAGTAGAACACGAACAGTTCTGTATTGttgaattagattaaaaaaaaacgaatttaaaTTTGCTTCAGAATCTGGCTGTGCAGGTCCTGTGTTTGAACTGGTTTCATTTCTGCCTGTTGTTATGAAATGCATCAAACAGATGATTCaagaatgttaaaaatatgaagaagAACTGTATGCTTCTGTCTTAAGATCACCATTTTCGTTTCGATTGAAGCTATgtattttgtttctttcatttttgtATTTGAATGTTGATGTGATGATAGATCAGGTTAGGAAAGAAATTTTGGTGTTATGTGTGTCAAATTTCTGTTACTGGTTAGGTTCATTAGGTTTATTAGAACTTCAGTATTTTAGCTCTTTAAAAGACAAGAAGACAAATTTTGTTCTGTTCATGCTGTTTTTCAG from Impatiens glandulifera chromosome 9, dImpGla2.1, whole genome shotgun sequence includes the following:
- the LOC124913827 gene encoding uncharacterized protein LOC124913827 isoform X2, whose protein sequence is MSQIKRGQGSKPPRQRFPFLLLQVQHAPDAPFHFQLRLFFSLTWRRIARRPKKKYKIKGENGVVLRGENLERFWQRKARITSFSDALESDALREAITQLSTDANEKKRNFTESDELQIGLKNMIPRKTSVSVVQ
- the LOC124913827 gene encoding uncharacterized protein LOC124913827 isoform X3, which encodes MSQIKRGQGSKPPRQRFPFLLLQVQHAPDAPFHFQLRLFFSLTWRRIARRPKKKYKIKGENGVVLRGENLERFWQRKARITSFSDALEVDPPLLALGISNIVCFVNLFRVMP
- the LOC124913827 gene encoding uncharacterized protein LOC124913827 isoform X1, producing the protein MSQIKRGQGSKPPRQRFPFLLLQVQHAPDAPFHFQLRLFFSLTWRRIARRPKKKYKIKGENGVVLRGENLERFWQRKARITSFSDALELQSDALREAITQLSTDANEKKRNFTESDELQIGLKNMIPRKTSVSVVQ